A stretch of DNA from bacterium:
TAAGGTTCTGGCGCTTGAGGCCGCGCAGATAGGTCAGGCAGTCGGCCACGGTCGGGAACATGTTGTTGTTGATGGTCGGCGTGCCGACGAGCAGGGCCCCGGCGTCGAGCAACTCGGTGGCCACTTCGCTGCGATGGCTGGCCGACAGCGGCAGTTGCCGCACACAGGCCCCGGCCGTAGTGAGGCCCTCGGCATACGACTTGGCCATCTGGCACGTGCTGCCCCACATGGTGTCGTAGATGATGACCGCCTTGTGCGTCGGGGCCATCTGCGACCAGCGATCGTACAGGCCCACGATCCGGCCCAGATCGCCGCGCCACACAGGCCCATGGTCGGGGGCGATCATCTTCAGCGGGAGCTGCATCTCCCCCACCTTCGCCAGCAGCTTGGCCACCAGCGGCGAGAAGGGGGTCAGGATGTTGGCGTAGTACTTGGCGGCCTCGTGCTCCAGCACCCAATCGTCTATCTGGTCATCGAAGCGCTCACTGCTGGCCAGGTGCATCCCGAAGGCGTCCTGGGAGAAGAGCAGCTCACGCTCGGGCAAGTAGCTGAACATGCTGTCCGGCCAGTGCAGCATCTTCGTTTCCATGAACTGCAAGCTCAGATTCCCCAGGCTCAGTGTCTCACCGTCGGCCACCGGGGTAATCTCCTGCGGCAGGTTGAGCTGCTTGCCTAGCGTCTTCACGCCCATCTTGGAGGCGAAGACGCGCTCGGGCCGCACCGCCGCGAGCGTCTCGGGCAGGGCCCCGGAGTGATCCATCTCCGCGTGGTTCGACACGACGAGGTCAATCCGCGAGGGGTCCACCACACTGGCGATGCGCCCCATCATCTCCGCGAAGAACGGCCGCTTCACGGTGTCCACGAGGGTGATCTTCTCCCCCATGATGAGGTAGGCGTTGTAGGTGGAGCCGCGGCTGGTCAGATAGCCGTGGAAGTCGCGGATGGTCCAGTCAATGGCACCGACCCAGTGGACGCTGTCGGTG
This window harbors:
- a CDS encoding FprA family A-type flavoprotein, producing the protein MNALQAVPLTDSVHWVGAIDWTIRDFHGYLTSRGSTYNAYLIMGEKITLVDTVKRPFFAEMMGRIASVVDPSRIDLVVSNHAEMDHSGALPETLAAVRPERVFASKMGVKTLGKQLNLPQEITPVADGETLSLGNLSLQFMETKMLHWPDSMFSYLPERELLFSQDAFGMHLASSERFDDQIDDWVLEHEAAKYYANILTPFSPLVAKLLAKVGEMQLPLKMIAPDHGPVWRGDLGRIVGLYDRWSQMAPTHKAVIIYDTMWGSTCQMAKSYAEGLTTAGACVRQLPLSASHRSEVATELLDAGALLVGTPTINNNMFPTVADCLTYLRGLKRQNLIGTSFGSYGWSGEAPKQAAEILADMQVEMAADPIRTQWAPTDEDLQQCFEVGRQIGESLTQRGTCAVE